Proteins co-encoded in one Arachis stenosperma cultivar V10309 chromosome 7, arast.V10309.gnm1.PFL2, whole genome shotgun sequence genomic window:
- the LOC130940234 gene encoding DNA polymerase zeta processivity subunit isoform X5: protein MQRKENETPQGQAASVLVEFLEVAITAVVFLKGVYPSGAFERRRYMNVVVQRARHPQLRYYIHATVSGFLPFLQKLTVNQSYGSSVEGVDLQISLRSFLAKLSVSESLTKKLPPDCRWEITGNFQLLPETGTSKEANFWIPTDTKQWEQPPFITPIRSMSSDPLCLQFYIEHPSLSESSVL from the exons ATGCAGCGCAAAGAGAATGAAACTCCACAAG GGCAAGCAGCTTCTGTTTTGGTTGAATTCTTGGAGGTGGCTATTACCGCTGTTGTGTTTCTTAAAGGCGTTTATCCTTCTG GTGCATTTGAGAGGAGAAGGTATATGAATGTGGTGGTTCAAAGAGCACGCCACCCTCAACTTAGATATTACATACATGCTACTGTCTCAGGGTTTCTTCCCTTTTTACAAAAG CTCACAGTGAACCAGTCGTATGGTTCATCCGTGGAAGGGGTGGACCTTCAGATCTCTCTTAGATCATTCCTTGCCAAGCTGTCAGTCTCGGAATCGCTTACTAAGAAGCTTCCTCCAG ATTGCAGGTGGGAGATCACAGGCAACTTCCAATTGCTTCCGGAGACAGGCACAAGCAAGGAAGCTAACTTCTGGATCCCAACCGACACTAAGCAGTGGGAGCAGCCCCCTTTTATAACTCCTATCAGGTCAATGAGCAGCGACCCTTTGTGCTTGCAATTTTACATTGAGCATCCAAGTTTATCAGAATCATCAGTGCTTTGA
- the LOC130940234 gene encoding DNA polymerase zeta processivity subunit isoform X3 — protein MQRKENETPQGQAASVLVEFLEVAITAVVFLKGVYPSGAFERRRYMNVVVQRARHPQLRYYIHATVSGFLPFLQKGMVDRVAVVFFNTDNVPLEKFIFKLTVNQSYGSSVEGVDLQISLRSFLAKLSVSESLTKKLPPDCRWEITGNFQLLPETGTSKEANFWIPTDTKQWEQPPFITPIRSMSSDPLCLQFYIEHPSLSESSVL, from the exons ATGCAGCGCAAAGAGAATGAAACTCCACAAG GGCAAGCAGCTTCTGTTTTGGTTGAATTCTTGGAGGTGGCTATTACCGCTGTTGTGTTTCTTAAAGGCGTTTATCCTTCTG GTGCATTTGAGAGGAGAAGGTATATGAATGTGGTGGTTCAAAGAGCACGCCACCCTCAACTTAGATATTACATACATGCTACTGTCTCAGGGTTTCTTCCCTTTTTACAAAAG GGCATGGTAGATAGAGTAGCTGTTGTTTTTTTCAACACTGACAATGTTCCATTGGAGAAATTCATATTCAAGCTCACAGTGAACCAGTCGTATGGTTCATCCGTGGAAGGGGTGGACCTTCAGATCTCTCTTAGATCATTCCTTGCCAAGCTGTCAGTCTCGGAATCGCTTACTAAGAAGCTTCCTCCAG ATTGCAGGTGGGAGATCACAGGCAACTTCCAATTGCTTCCGGAGACAGGCACAAGCAAGGAAGCTAACTTCTGGATCCCAACCGACACTAAGCAGTGGGAGCAGCCCCCTTTTATAACTCCTATCAGGTCAATGAGCAGCGACCCTTTGTGCTTGCAATTTTACATTGAGCATCCAAGTTTATCAGAATCATCAGTGCTTTGA
- the LOC130940234 gene encoding DNA polymerase zeta processivity subunit isoform X2, whose amino-acid sequence MKLHKGKQLLFWLNSWRWLLPLLCFLKAFILLVSCFLLWILPLPCPFFFFFFFFLLLLLLLLLLFGVGKGAFERRRYMNVVVQRARHPQLRYYIHATVSGFLPFLQKLTVNQSYGSSVEGVDLQISLRSFLAKLSVSESLTKKLPPDCRWEITGNFQLLPETGTSKEANFWIPTDTKQWEQPPFITPIRSMSSDPLCLQFYIEHPSLSESSVL is encoded by the exons ATGAAACTCCACAAG GGCAAGCAGCTTCTGTTTTGGTTGAATTCTTGGAGGTGGCTATTACCGCTGTTGTGTTTCTTAAAGGCGTTTATCCTTCTGGTTTCTTGCTTCCTTCTTTGGATTCTCCCTCTTCCAtgccctttcttcttcttcttcttcttcttcttattattattattattattattattattatttggtgTTGGAAAAGGTGCATTTGAGAGGAGAAGGTATATGAATGTGGTGGTTCAAAGAGCACGCCACCCTCAACTTAGATATTACATACATGCTACTGTCTCAGGGTTTCTTCCCTTTTTACAAAAG CTCACAGTGAACCAGTCGTATGGTTCATCCGTGGAAGGGGTGGACCTTCAGATCTCTCTTAGATCATTCCTTGCCAAGCTGTCAGTCTCGGAATCGCTTACTAAGAAGCTTCCTCCAG ATTGCAGGTGGGAGATCACAGGCAACTTCCAATTGCTTCCGGAGACAGGCACAAGCAAGGAAGCTAACTTCTGGATCCCAACCGACACTAAGCAGTGGGAGCAGCCCCCTTTTATAACTCCTATCAGGTCAATGAGCAGCGACCCTTTGTGCTTGCAATTTTACATTGAGCATCCAAGTTTATCAGAATCATCAGTGCTTTGA
- the LOC130940234 gene encoding DNA polymerase zeta processivity subunit isoform X1, translated as MKLHKGKQLLFWLNSWRWLLPLLCFLKAFILLVSCFLLWILPLPCPFFFFFFFFLLLLLLLLLLFGVGKGAFERRRYMNVVVQRARHPQLRYYIHATVSGFLPFLQKGMVDRVAVVFFNTDNVPLEKFIFKLTVNQSYGSSVEGVDLQISLRSFLAKLSVSESLTKKLPPDCRWEITGNFQLLPETGTSKEANFWIPTDTKQWEQPPFITPIRSMSSDPLCLQFYIEHPSLSESSVL; from the exons ATGAAACTCCACAAG GGCAAGCAGCTTCTGTTTTGGTTGAATTCTTGGAGGTGGCTATTACCGCTGTTGTGTTTCTTAAAGGCGTTTATCCTTCTGGTTTCTTGCTTCCTTCTTTGGATTCTCCCTCTTCCAtgccctttcttcttcttcttcttcttcttcttattattattattattattattattattatttggtgTTGGAAAAGGTGCATTTGAGAGGAGAAGGTATATGAATGTGGTGGTTCAAAGAGCACGCCACCCTCAACTTAGATATTACATACATGCTACTGTCTCAGGGTTTCTTCCCTTTTTACAAAAG GGCATGGTAGATAGAGTAGCTGTTGTTTTTTTCAACACTGACAATGTTCCATTGGAGAAATTCATATTCAAGCTCACAGTGAACCAGTCGTATGGTTCATCCGTGGAAGGGGTGGACCTTCAGATCTCTCTTAGATCATTCCTTGCCAAGCTGTCAGTCTCGGAATCGCTTACTAAGAAGCTTCCTCCAG ATTGCAGGTGGGAGATCACAGGCAACTTCCAATTGCTTCCGGAGACAGGCACAAGCAAGGAAGCTAACTTCTGGATCCCAACCGACACTAAGCAGTGGGAGCAGCCCCCTTTTATAACTCCTATCAGGTCAATGAGCAGCGACCCTTTGTGCTTGCAATTTTACATTGAGCATCCAAGTTTATCAGAATCATCAGTGCTTTGA
- the LOC130940234 gene encoding DNA polymerase zeta processivity subunit isoform X4 yields the protein MKLHKGKQLLFWLNSWRWLLPLLCFLKAFILLVSCFLLWILPLPCPFFFFFFFFLLLLLLLLLLFGVGKGAFERRRYMNVVVQRARHPQLRYYIHATVSGFLPFLQKGMVDRVAVVFFNTDNVPLEKFIFKLTVNQSYGSSVEGVDLQISLRSFLAKLSVSESLTKKLPPGLQSHQLGVKSGSDGQ from the exons ATGAAACTCCACAAG GGCAAGCAGCTTCTGTTTTGGTTGAATTCTTGGAGGTGGCTATTACCGCTGTTGTGTTTCTTAAAGGCGTTTATCCTTCTGGTTTCTTGCTTCCTTCTTTGGATTCTCCCTCTTCCAtgccctttcttcttcttcttcttcttcttcttattattattattattattattattattatttggtgTTGGAAAAGGTGCATTTGAGAGGAGAAGGTATATGAATGTGGTGGTTCAAAGAGCACGCCACCCTCAACTTAGATATTACATACATGCTACTGTCTCAGGGTTTCTTCCCTTTTTACAAAAG GGCATGGTAGATAGAGTAGCTGTTGTTTTTTTCAACACTGACAATGTTCCATTGGAGAAATTCATATTCAAGCTCACAGTGAACCAGTCGTATGGTTCATCCGTGGAAGGGGTGGACCTTCAGATCTCTCTTAGATCATTCCTTGCCAAGCTGTCAGTCTCGGAATCGCTTACTAAGAAGCTTCCTCCAG GCCTACAAAGCCATCAATTAGGAGTCAAGAGTGGATCAGATGGACAATAG